The segment ACCTCCCCGGCGACGTGACCTTGCGATTGCCGCACCGACATTTCGTTCGCGAGCCGTTCCAGGATACGGACGCCCCTTCTGAGGTGGTTGAGTGACGCGACGGCCCCCACGCGCCCCTGGACCGCGACATCGGCGAACGAACCGTCACCGTCAAGGGCATAAAGATGGAGCTCTTCGGCACCGCCCACAAGCTGTGCCGTCGCGGAACGGCAGGTATCTTCAACGCCACTTGCAGGAGGCCCTATGAGCGCGAGGTTCCCATGTGCCCCGGGGTTCCAACACAGCTCCGCAATACGCTGTTGCGTCGGCAAATCCACCAGACCAAGGCGGGCATTTGGTCCCGCCGACGTGCCGGATGCCGCGCGCTTTCCCTCCGGCCCCGCCGCCCCCAGACGCTGGCGCAACGAGACGGATTCAGGAAGGGCGTCCGCAACCGGTCTCCGGAGCGGTTTACCTCCGCGGGCGTCCCATACCCGACTGATTGATTTGATAATGGGACGTGCCGTTTCCGCAGGGGTCGGCTCTGCCCTTTGAAAGTCTGCCCCGGTGGTCACAGACCAACCGCTGAAGCGAAGCGACCCTGATGCCGGTCCGGCAACGGTTCCCGTGAGTGATTGGTCTTCCTCCCCGTGGGAAAGAATCGCTGATTGGAAGGGCTCGGCGTCCTGCATCCCGCGCACCATGTAGGCCCGGCCTGGAAGGGAGACCGGAATCGACGCCGCAGCCGGTGAATTGATGACGTCCCGCGACTCCATTTCTGATTGGACGCGAAGAGCGATGCTGGTGGTGACGTTGGCGCGGATGTCCGCACTCAAGGCACCCTGCGGACGTTGTGTTGCCATGATCAGGTGGATGCCCAGAGACCGGCCCAGGGTCGCGATCCGCATCAGTTCGGCCAGGGTGGCCGGGGCCCCTTCAATGAGCATCCTGAATTCGTCGATCACCAGCACCAAGCGGGGGAGCGTAGGTAACATGCCTCGTCCAAGCTGGGCTCCGTGATCGATCCCGTCGATCCTGGCCCAGTAAGCAGGCAGATCAGGGACATCGGCCTTCGCTAAGAGTGCCTCCCGCCTTCGAACTTCGGCCCGGAGGGAGGAGAGCATACGTTCGAGTTCGTGCTCGTTGAGGTCCGTGAACATTCCGACGCAATGGGGCACATCAACCAGGGGCCCGAGTCCGGAACCTCCTTTGAAATCAACGAACAGGAAGTTGACCTTGTCCGGGCTGTGGTTCAGCGAGATCGCCGCCACAATAGTGCGCAGGAGTTCGGACTTTCCGGATCCCGTCGTCCCGGCCACAAGAAGGTGCGGACCATCGGCAACCAGGTCCAGGGAGCGGGGCGCATCGGCTCCTTGCCCAATGACCGCGGATAGGCCTCTCTGCATTGAAGAAACCTTCCATCGGGCCGCGATGCTTGAGGGGTCGATCGGAAGCAGTCTAGCCAAGAGGCATGTGGTGGGGACGGTCGATGACCTTGCTTCCGCCAGTGCCGGCACTGATGCCAACGAACGACAGTAGCGGTCAAAGACTGAACTCGGGACCAAGTCAGGCTCAAACTCCGTTGTTGAAAGGCACGAGCGGAGGATCGCGCGTCTGTTCCGCAACTCAACAATGAAGTCGCTCTTATCTCCGCATGCCGTGCGTTGGAACACTCTCCAACCAGATTCGAGCGCTTTCTGCCGGAGCGAGTCGGTACCGGGATCGGGATCCGACCCCATGAGAAGCAGGACTCCCGGGTGCCCAGCAGACGCGGAAAGGGAGGCTGTGGCTGAGGGTACGTCGGTTGTCAGCGTGACGCGCGGAAGGAATCGGGCGCTCGCTGGCAAAAGGGCCATTGGACCGTGGATGAGGACGGGGACGGCGGCTGCGCTGCGAAAAGCCGTCAGTTGCATGAGCAGAAACCTGAACAATCCATCGACCATGGCTTCGGTTCCCGACACGGAAACCGATGGGATGGCTGGATCCAGAACGAATGGAACCGGGCCCAATTCCGGCGGGTCAAAACCTGGATCCGCGGGATCGAGCACAACCCTGGCCTTCTGCGGACCGGTGCCGAGCCGAAGCCAGATTTCGTTGCAATCCACCTCTTCCTGCGCAGTGGCAGACGCAGATGAGCCGGTAGCAAAGGCGAGCTCTGCGGCGGATGGTGAGCAGCGCCGTCGTCGGGTTCTGTCTTGTTGTACGGCCTGTTCAATCGCGGCGGCCAAGAGGCGGCGCTGGCGCCTTCCCGACATTGCGGGTGCAAGAACCACGATCGCAGAAATCGCCGTGAATCCAAGGAACATCCACATGCCGGTGACCAAGGCCATGCCGACTCCCAGCAGGAGTGGCAAGCCGGCCGTGAGGAGCAGCTGCGTGCGGTTGCCGGCATCATGCCGCCGGGGGACCATGATCGGCTCGCCGATGCCCACGCCGGCCGCCCCCAGTGACTCATGTCCATAGTCTTCGTTTCCGAAGACTATGGACATGACCGAGCCGCCACAGCGGATCCTGGAGGCGGTTGAGAGAAAGGCTGTGCGGACTTTCCTTCCGTCCACGAGCGTTGCGTTCGCGCTCGCGTTGTCGGTTATGGTGACCGCTGTCTCGGAGATCGTCAGGACGGCGTGAACACGGGAGACGTCAGGATCCGGGAGGCAAATATCCGCTCCGCTCCGGCCGATCCTGTAAGTGCCCCGTTCCAGCGGAATGACCAGGCCTGCAGAAGGTCCGGCATGCACCATCAGGGACAACGGCGCCTGTTCATGTCTGCCGGGGGAGGTTCCACCCGGCTCCGAACCCGCGCCGTCAACCAGGACGGCTCCGTTCATCAGCGGCGGAGTTCCCACCGTGAGGCCGATGAGTGGCAGGCCGCCGACCGTCAGGTCCCCGGTCCCGAACTCGGTGCCGACAGCAGCTTGGAGGAGGGCACCGGGGGCACCTTCGCCCATGTCCAGCGCCAGCTCAACGGGCTCACCTTGCTGCAAGGCCCGCGGTCCCCTGACCAGGGTGCAATGGAGTGTCACTTTGCCCGCTCCTTCAGCGCGAGTAACTGCTTTTCTTTCACGATATTTGCAATCGGCACCGGACGTACCGAGTCACTTGGCGTATGTGGAAAACGCTGCGCTCCTCGGGCAGCGAACGAGCTCCACCGCAATTGGATGCGGCATCTCAGGTAGGCTTGACCTGCAGCCAGTGCGGACCATTGGGCTGCCCGCATTCGAACCAGGAGTATTTGTGACCGCTGACCTCGTCATCGTCGGGGCGGGCTTTTTTGGCCTGACAATCGCAGAACAGGCAGCCACCGAGTTGGGCTTGAAGGTTGTTGTCATCGACCGCCGGCACCACATCGGTGGCAACGCTTATAGCGAAACGGAAGGGCAGACCGGGATCGAGGTGCACCGCTATGGTGCACACCTCTTTCATACCTCGAATGAGCGGGTGTGGGACTATGTCAACCGGTTCACGACTTTTACCAACTATGTTCACAAGGTGTATGGCGTCCATAAGGGCGAGGTCTACTCGCTGCCTATCAACCTCGCAACGATCAATCAGTTCTTCAGAGCCAATCTGACCCCCGGAGACGCACGGGCACTCATTCTGGAGCAGGCCGGCGAGCTTGCGGGAACCGATCCCCAGAACCTCAACGACAAGGGCATCCAGCTAATCGGCCGTCCGCTGTACGAGGCATTTATCAAGCACTACACGGGCAAGCAGTGGCAGACGGACCCCAAGGACCTGCCTGCCGGGATCATTTCGCGGCTTCCCGTCCGGTACAACTACGACAACCGTTACTTCAACGACAAGTACGAGGGGCTGCCCACCAACGGGTACACGGCGTGGATCGAGAAGATGGCCGAGCACCCGAACATCGAAGTGCGCCTGAACACGGACTTCTTTGACGAGTCGCATGCGTGTTCGAAAAACAAGGTTGTCGGCAAGATCCCCGTTGTCTACACCGGCCCGGTCGACCGCTACTTCGACTTCGTCGCCGGAGACCTGTCCTGGCGTACTATCGATTTCGAGGAAGAAGTCCTCGAGGTGGCTGACTTTCAGGGAACTGCGGTTGTCAACTACAACGACGACGACGTCGCGTTCACGCGCATCATCGAACCGCGCCATTTCCACCCCGAGCGTGAATACCAAACAGAGAAGACCGTCATCATGCGGGAATTCTCCCGATTCGCGGAAAAGGGCGACGAACCGTACTATCCGGTCAACACGCCGGATGACAGGGAGAAGTTGCTCAAGTACAGGGATCTCGCCGCTCTGGAAGAGAATGTACTTTTCGGGGGTCGATTGGGCACCTATAGATACCTTGACATGCACATGGCCATCGGGTCTGCCTTGTCCATGTTCGACAACAAGATCCGTCCGCACTTTGAAAGTGGTATGGCAATGGAAAGCGGAGGAGTGGACGCGTGAGCAGCGGAACCAGGATGCAGGTGTTGCAGCGGGTTATTCTGCCAGCTGATGACCAGCTAGACACGACGGCGTTGTACGTCGACGCCGGCCCGGCAAACGGTATCCGCCTGCGCGAGAACGACGAATTCGCAAGGAATCCGAAGTCGACCGAGGAGAAACTTCACTTCGTTAGTTCGGGCAGCGAAGAGGTCCATTTCGAAGACGTCCTCTCCCGGAGTTCCGTCAGGCTCCGCGCGGGAGAGCAGCTTTCCTTCGGAACGTACTTCAATGCCTTTCCTGCAAGCTATTGGCGGCGCTGGACGGATCTGCAATCGATCCGCCTCGTCGTCCGGACCACGGGCCACGGCACCGTCACTGTCTATAAGTCGAACGCGCGGGGTACCCTCCAACGCGTTGATGGCGCACGCGTCCAAGGCACTGCTGTCACCGAATTCGAGCTGTCCCTCAAACCCTTCGGGGACGGCGGGTGGTACTGGTTCGATCTCGCCTCTAGCCGTGAAGAACTGACGCTCGATGCAGCGGAATGGCAGGGAACAGCGCCCGAGCGCGCCTCCGGCAGGGTGACCCTGGAGATCACCACCATGAACAAGCCGGGCTTCTGCCTGAATAACGCCAGGATCCTCGCCGAAAATCCCGAGGTCCTGGAGCACGTCCAGGAAATCCTCATCGTTGACCAAGGAACCCAAAAGGTTGCCGAGCAGCCAGGCTTTGCGGACATAAAGTCAGTGCTCGGTGACAAACTGCGGATCATCGACCAGGCCAATCTCGGCGGCTCGGGCGGCTTCTCGCGCGGCATGTACGAAGCCGTGGAGAACGGCAGTGACTACGCACTCCTGTTGGATGATGACGTCGTCATCGAACCAGAGAGCATTGCGCGCCTGCTGGTTTTCTCGGATCACTGCCGCAAGCCGACCATCGTGGGTGGCCACATGTTCGATCTCTACAGCCGAAGCGTGCTTCACACCTTCGGTGAAGTGGTGGATCCATATCGATTCGTGCCCGCAATGCCCCACGCGGACATGGAGATGAGGCACGACTTCAGCGTCGCGAACCTTCGGCAGACGCCGTGGCTGCACCGACGGGTCGACGTCGACTACAACGGTTGGTGGCTGTGCATGATCCCGACTGAGATCATCCGTGAGATCGGGCTGTCCCTTCCGCTCTTTATCAAGTGGGACGACGCCGAGTACGGACTCCGAGCTCGTGAAGCCGGCTTTGCCACGGTTTCCCTCCCCGGCGCCGCCGTCTGGCATGTCTCCTGGATCGACAAGGACGACCTGGTTGGCTGGCAAGCCTATTTCCATGGCAGGAACCGCTTGATTACGACGCTCATCTACAGCCCCTATAAGAAGGGGGGACGGGTTATCCGGGAGTCGTTCCAATCGGACGTCAAGCACTTGGTTTCCATGCAGTACTTCACCGAACATTCGCGGCTCGATGCTTTGGAGGACCTCTTTCTCGGTCCCGAGCACCTGCATCGCAATATCGCCACAAAGCTCGGCGAGATCAATGCGCTCAAGTCCGACTACCCCGATGCAGAGATGCGCGAGAACGTGGATGACTTCCCGGCCCCGGCATTGGGACGTGGACCCTCCGGGCTCAAGCCCATTGGACTTCCGAACAAGAAGGACCTCGTCAAATGGGGGGTCACCACGGTTGCCCGACAATTGGTGAAGAAGCCGGCGGCGGAATCCGCGGAACGACCCCAGGGCTTCCTGGCCCATCGCGACAACAGATGGTTCCGCTTGGCGCACTATGACAGTGTCGTCGTCTCGAATGCCGACGGCACTGCGGCATCCTGGTACAAACGCGACCCTGAGAAGCTCAGGTCCATGCTCGCGGAAGCAGGAAGACAACACGCCAAACTTTACCGCCACTGGGAGGAACTCTCGGAGCAGTACCGTAGGGCACTGCCGGAGATCACTTCGATGGAGGCTTGGAAGAAGACATTTGGCTTGGCCGACGAGAAGGGTCACTAGATGACACAGCCCGTGACCGAGTTGGTCCAACCGGGTCGTGGTCGCGGCATCATTGACGTCTATAAGCACAAGTTTTTGTTACAACTGCTGGTGCGCAAGGAAATCAAGATCCGCTACCGTGGCTCTGTTCTGGGACTCCTGTGGTCCTACGTTAAGCCGTTGATGCAGTTCTTGATCTACTTCGTGGCGCTCGGGGTGTTCCTCGACATGCAGCGGGGAACCCCCAACTACGCGATCTACCTGTTTGCAGGAATTGTGCTGGTCAATTTCTTCACGGAATCGCTAGGCAACGCCACGCGCTCCATCGTCGACAACAGGGACCTCATCCGGAAGATCTACCTACCCAGGGAGCTGTTCCCGGTCTCCACGATCTGGGTTTCTGCAGCCCACCTGCTTCCACAAGTAGTGGTCTTGGTCGGCGCTTGTTTATTGAGCGGTTGGAGTCCCGCAATTTGGCAACTTCTTGCTGTTGTTGGAGCCTTCGTCCTGACAGCGATTCTTGCCACCGGCCTCGGCTTGTTGTTTGGCGCTGCGAATGTGTACTTCCGGGATTCCGAGAACATCGTCGACATGATCCTCATGATCGTCACGTGGGCCTCGCCCGTCCTCTACGTGTGGCCGATGGTTCAGCGTGTCATGGGTCCCTGGTTCTTTTTGTACCAGCTGAATCCCGTGACTGTCGCCGTCGAAATCTTCCACTGGGCCTTTTGGTCACCGACGCTGAGCGCCGCGCAGTCGGGATCGATTTCCATGCCGCCGGACTTGCTCGCCGTCTGGTTCCCAGCTGCCTTTGGCGTGGCTGCACTCGTCCTCGTGATTGGACAGCTCGTCTTCATGAAGCTATCAGTACATTTTGCCCAGGAGCTTTGACATGTCCGTACCCACGGGAGTCCCCGACAGCGTCGCCATTACCTGTCGGAACTTGCGGAAGAAGTTTGTGCTCCGCCATACCCGCAGCATGAAGGAAGCGATTGTATGGTTGCTGACCGGGCGCAAAGGGGATCTTTCCAAAAAGTTCGATGCGCTGAAAGACGTTTCGCTTGATGTCGAGCAGGGCGAAACCGTGGCATTGCTTGGACTAAACGGTTCAGGAAAATCAACCCTTTTGAAGCTCATTTCAGGCGTGCTTCAGCCAGATGAGGGTACCGTTCATACGCGGGGGAGGGTGGCCGGTCTCATTGAGGTCGGAGCGGGATTCCATCACGACCTCAGCGGCAGGGACAACGTGTACCTCAACGGCGCAATCCTGGGCATGAGCCAGAACCAGATCGATAAGATGTTCGATTCGATCGTCGAGTTCTCTGAAATCGGCGAGTTCATCGATACAGAGGTCAAGTTCTATTCCTCCGGTATGTACTTGAAGCTGGCCTTCTCGATTGCAGTCCACACCGACCCTGAGGTGTTCCTCATTGACGAAATCCTGGCAGTCGGGGACGAACCGTTCCAGCGCAAGTGCATCCTCAAAATCAATGAACTGGCGGACGCAGGAAAAACGCTCTTCGTGGTGAGCCACGACCTGGACCTGGTCGCTTCCGTGTGCAAAAGGGGAGTGCTCTTGGAACACGGTCAGATCATCATGGACGGCGAAGTGCACGCTGTGGTGAAGGAGCTTCGACGGCGATCGGCCGCCACAGAGTGATTGGGCTGGCGCTCCGCGCGGTGCCAGCCGTGCGGGGCCTAGTTGTCTCCGCAAGCCGTGATTTTGTACAGCTTGGCAGGGCCCTGGCTGTCTACTAGCTTGACTCCGGGGTTTTGATCCAGGTGCAGGAGGCCGGCTGGCGTATGGTTTCCGCCATGGACTTCGGTGAGGCCGAAGTCCATGACGTAGTAGGAGTGCTCTCCACGGACCGCCCTGCAAACATCCGGGTCGCCGGTGACGTTTCCCAAACGATCGTAGATTTCCTGGAGATCGGGCGAGACGTAGCTGAGAATGTGGAGCTGGGCGGAGCGACGGTCGCCGAGGGCGTAGGAAAGGGAAGCCCCGGTATACGGGTTCCCGAGCAAGATCGCATTCTGGGGAATGTCGGCCGGCAATCTCTGGATCAGATGCAGTTCATCGCTCGAAACCAAGGGTGAGTTCGGCGTCAAAGCGTATTTCGATGATGCTAGCGCAACTTCCTTGTTGACTCCGCCCACTTGCCCAAGGAGCACGGCAAGTGCGACGAGGACCAAGGCCGCGCCGTGTTGAAGGGCGGTCCGGAGACCGGAAGGGAGGGTCCGTGAGTCGCTTCGAAGAAGTACCCGCTTGAACCATTGCCGTATGTATGGGTTGTGGCAGATCCACTCGACCCCCACGGCAGCAAGCAAGACGGCGACCAGAGGCAACAGGGCCGCGATGCGGTAGCTGTCGTTGTACCAAACGCCGGTCAGAATGCTCCGTATTCTGGAAATCGGGAACCCTGAAACCACGACGAAGAGGCCAGTGAAGATCAGGAAAACCGCGGCGAGCCACCTGTACCGAAGCTGCCGCGCGGCTGCCCACAGGCCCAGTAGTGCAAGCGGTGCCACCAACCAGGCGGCTGGCAAGTCCAAGGGCGAGAAGACAATCGCCTCGCCCAGGGCTTGCGGGGCCGTATGGTAGGGGCCCCAGAATGATGCGTCCGGCGGCGGCCGGAGGAAGGCCCAAAGAATAACGAAAGCCACGCAATAGCTGATCAGGGGGACCGTGAACCTGGGATGCCAAATCCGCAGCAAATTCCGTTTCCGGAGCTTGATGGTCTTCCATGAAAGGAACCCCACCATCGGGGCAGTCCACGTCAGCCACGCCATGAAGGTGGTGGGATGCGCAACAACCAGCCCCGCAAGGCTCAACAAGAGTGCGAGGACCGCCGGAAGGTCCCGCGGAACCCAGTCCGGGGACACCCGCAAAATTGCAGCGGCAAGGGCAATCGAACTCGGCAGGAGGCTAATCGACAGCAGATTGGGGTACAAGACGCCGAAGTCCATCATCAGGAGCGGGAATGCGCCAAGCGAAGCGCATGCTACGCCCACCGCAAGAGCAACCTCGGCAGACCGGCCTATGGTCCACCTAGCTGCCAAGAGGCAGCCCAGCGGCCAAAACACTGCACCCAGGATGATGCTCGTAAGGTTTACAGCGGTGGGTACGTCCAGCCCAAAGGTGGACGCGACCAACGTTGCAACCGCGTTCCAGCCCGCAGGATAAAAACCCCCACCGGTCATGTCGCCGATCGTCAGGGACGAGGCGTTCCCGGTATCAAGGGCGTATTTGACGGAGTTAAGGTGAAAGACGGCGTCGTAGGTTTGGGAAAAATGTTCCGGGGCGCCGATGGCCTGCATGACCCTGGCGCCAATCACTACGAATGCAAGAAGCCCGGCAACAAATGGTGCCGCGCTCCGCCAAAGTCCGGACCCCGGCACCGTTCCGGCGCGCGGACGGGACCGGGAAACGAACCACGCGATCCCGCCGAGCACTACGGCCACGACAGCGACCGGAAGGAGGTTGAACCTCACATGCAAGAAGGGGCTCACCGTCGAAGCGATGACGATCACGCCTATCGACAGCGCAGGGGAGAGCGCCAGCGCGTCGAAGCCCCGATAGCGCAAACCCCACGCTACAAGGAAGCCGGGAGCAAGCAATAAAAGGACAGCACCGATCAATTGCGGGAGGACAGACCACCACACAGGCCGAGGCTAACCTTCGAGCAAGCCGTGGAGATACGCTCCGTAGCCGCTCTTGATCAGCGGCTCGGCGCGCTCGCGCAGTTCGTCGTCCGAAAGGAAACCTTGGCGCCAAGCGATTTCCTCGGGAGCGCCGATCTTGAGGCCCTGGCGGTTTTCCACCGTACGGATGAAGTTGGAGGCGTCATTGAGGTCGTCAAAGGTCCCGGTATCGAGCCAGGCTGTGCCTCGTGGAAGGATCTCAACGTGGAGCTTCCCCGCCTCGAGGTACTTCCGGTTGACGTCGGTGATTTCCAGCTCGCCGCGAGCTGACGGCGTAAGGTTCTTCGCGATATCAACGACGTCGTTGTCGTAGAAATAGAGCCCAGGAACCGCATAGTGTGATTTGGGGTGGCTGGGTTTTTCTTCCAAGGAAATAGCCTTGCCGGCTTCATTGAATTCGACCACACCATACGCTTTGGGATCTTTTACCCAATAGCCGAAGACTGCGCCGCCCTCGATGTCTGCATGTTTCCGAAGTTGCGTGCCCATCCCTTGGCCGTAGAAGATGTTGTCACCGAGGACAAGCGCCACAGTCTCGTTTCCAATGTGCTGCTCGCCCAGGATGAATGCTTGCGCAAGGCCGTCGGGCGAAGGCTGCTGGACATAGGAAATGTTGATACCGAATTGGGAACCATCGCCGAGAAGCCGTTGGAATTGTTCGGCATCATGCGGGGTGGTGATCACCAAGACATCGCGGATGCCCGCCAGGATGAGAGTGGAAAGCGGGTAGTAGATCATCGGCTTGTCATATACCGGGACCAGTTGCTTGCTGATGCCGTGAGTAATCGGGTGCAGACGAGAGCCGGTGCCACCGGCAAGAATGATTCCACGCATGATCTACATCATCCCTTACCGGGGAGTCCCCGGCAAAACCAGCGGCCGTTGGCGCGGGACGGAGCTTAGCTGCTGTGGCCCTTTCCGCTGCGGCCGCGGACGCCGTCGACAAGCCCTCTCAACGCTGAGCTGAGCCGTGCACTGCGCCCCGGTGCCAGGACGGTGACGAACAGGAGATGCCTCAGGTCCAGCAACAAGCCGCCGATAATCCATACCGGGTGAACTTTCGCGTATCGGCGGCCGACGAGAATCCTGTTTCGGAATATGTAGTAATAGCGCCAGGAAGCTGCAATGCGTACTTTCAATGCCCGATTCTGGTATCTAATGTCCCTGCCCCATATATTTGCATCGACAAAGGATCCGAGCGAATGCTCGAATTCTGCATCTGCAAGGACCGTCGGCAGCCCAGCATCAAGCGCGCGGAAGTAGTATTCGGTATCCACCAGGTCAATGAACAGCCCGTCCCAGAAGTTGCCGATTATATCCAGGGTGGAAACTGGAATCAGCAATCCGGATTGAATGGGCTCCCGTCCTAGCGGGACTCCCGATTTTGACCCGGCCGTCTTGACGGGATTGCCATGGATTCGTGCGGGCGATACGAGGCCGGGAGTAACACCCGCGGCGGCTGCAGAGTCAGCGGCGTCTACCAGGCGGCGGACATATTCCGCGCTCAGGAGCGAATCTTGGTCAACCGTGATGATGTATTCCACCGCTTTTGTGCGCGCCAAGTCGATGCCGGCGTTCAAAGCTGAAGCGATTCCGGAATTCTTTTCGAGCCGCAGCACCATGGCGCCGGCGTCTGCGGCGGCGTCGAAGATCTGGTCGAAACCCGGACCTCCGCCATCATCTACTACCACCACGGTGGCCAGTTGCCGACGCAGGGACGAGACGCTTTCGATCAATTGCGAGGTAGGACGAAAGGCTGTGACAACAGCTGCAACCTTTGTCAGCAGCACCGGCGGTTCAATATCGGGTTGCAAGTCGATTTCCCTATTTTCCAAGAGTATGCCGAAGGAGGGAGCGCACGGCTGCGGGGCTGCCGTGCTGCGCCGCAGCGGGCAGGAGGAGGAAGGCATGGGCCCGGGAGGTGAGGCGCAAGTTCGCGGCCCTGGATGCCTTTCGCCAACCCTTGATCATGCAGAGCTCAGCGGCAAGTTCGAAGTATCCGCGCTCCCCAGCGAACCGGGACCCATCAAGCAATTTGCTGGCGGAGGCACTACCGGTGTGTCTTCTGTACGCGAAGCATACCTCTGGTTCGATGAGGAGCTCTGCTCCAGCCAAGACCATATCGATGATCAAGCCGAGATCCTGAATCACGTGAAGACCATCGCGAAAATCGAAGTCGTGAATCTTGTCTCGACGGAAAACCAAGGACGGCCAGTAGAGCCAGTCGCCATGAAGGAGGCTTACCGCAAGCTTCTCGCCACTGAGCATCCTGGATTTGGATCCGTGGGGTTTGACCACGTGTTGCTTCACGAGATCAACGATCGGCCGGGTGGACTCCCCGGTTTCATTGATCACTTCCACGCCAGGCTGGATGATCCAGGCGTTCGGAAAATCCCGGTACGCGCGAAGGGCGACGTCTACGAAGTTCGGCAGAAGGACGTCGTCGCAACCCATGACGACAAGCGCGTCTTGCGTTGCCAGCGACACACAAGTGCGGAAGTTCTCGGTGATGCCTTGGTTGGTTTCTTTGCGGATATAGCGAATCCGGGGGTCGTTGATTTCTTCCAGATATCTGCGGACCTCATCACCTGGATAGGCGTCGTCCACAACAGTCAGAAGCCAATCGTCCGAATCCTGGCCGAGTACGCTGTCGACTGCCTGCCGCATGAAGTCAGGATCCCCCCAATACGGGATGAAGATGTCCAGGGCCATTCGGTTCCTTACTTCGGGCCGGAGGGTGTGGAAGTGTCGTCCTCCGCGGTTTCGGCGGTCTGCAGTTGCTCGAGGAGGGCGCGCATGATCGCAACTTCTTCCGCCAACGTCCGGGTTTCATCTTCGACCACGGAGATTTCCCAAGAGAGGTGCAAACAGACTCCCAGCAGCAGCAGGATGCTGATGATGAACAGCAGATTCGATGGCAGCTGCACGCCAACGAGTTCGGCAACGATGGTCAGCAAGCGCGGGAACGCCGCAAGGACCAAGGTTCCAATGCCGACGACGAGCCAAAGCGCGGCGTACTTCTCACGGAGCTTCTTGCGCCGGAGCATTTCGAAAACGATCCCCACGATCGCCAAGGCGAGGAGGAAAGCAGCCAGATTTCCCATCAGGAAGCCTCCTGGGCCGACGATGATACAGATGGAATGGTGGACCGCTTACGGGTCAGTGCGAAGAGCAGCGCGAAGGTGGAACGGCCGAGATAAACTGCGGCTTTCGCAGGGTTGTGGCTGGGGGTTCCGCCCTGCCGAGGGCGCATCGCCACGGGAATCTGCGTCACTTTGCATCCCGAACGGATGGCTACGACGAGGGAGTCGATAGTGTCGCCGAGGTACTCTGCGGGATAGTGGTCCAGATACTGGCTGATGGCGCGATCGTTGGCAGCCCGGAATCCGGACGTCACATCCGTAAGGCGTGTTTTTGCCAGGCCGGAGATCACCTTTGCAAGAAATTGCATTGCCCATTTTCGAGGGCCGCTTACTATGTACTCGCCCTTTTCTGCGAATCGGGCACCAATTGAAATGTCGGCATGCTCCAGCCCCGCGAGGACTTCGCCGATATTCCGGGGGTCATGTTGGCCATCGGCGTCTACTTGGATCACCTGTCGATAGCCCAGCCGCTTGGCGTACTTGAAACCAGCGCGCATGGCGCCTCCGACGCCCAAGTTGAAGGGGAGGTTCAGCACCGTTGCTCCGGCTTCGGCGGCCAGCGCCGCGGTGTCGTCCGTGGATCCATCGTTGACGACCAGCACATCGTAGGGACCTCCGACGCCCAGCACTTCCCGCACCGT is part of the Arthrobacter methylotrophus genome and harbors:
- a CDS encoding glycosyltransferase, whose translation is MQVLQRVILPADDQLDTTALYVDAGPANGIRLRENDEFARNPKSTEEKLHFVSSGSEEVHFEDVLSRSSVRLRAGEQLSFGTYFNAFPASYWRRWTDLQSIRLVVRTTGHGTVTVYKSNARGTLQRVDGARVQGTAVTEFELSLKPFGDGGWYWFDLASSREELTLDAAEWQGTAPERASGRVTLEITTMNKPGFCLNNARILAENPEVLEHVQEILIVDQGTQKVAEQPGFADIKSVLGDKLRIIDQANLGGSGGFSRGMYEAVENGSDYALLLDDDVVIEPESIARLLVFSDHCRKPTIVGGHMFDLYSRSVLHTFGEVVDPYRFVPAMPHADMEMRHDFSVANLRQTPWLHRRVDVDYNGWWLCMIPTEIIREIGLSLPLFIKWDDAEYGLRAREAGFATVSLPGAAVWHVSWIDKDDLVGWQAYFHGRNRLITTLIYSPYKKGGRVIRESFQSDVKHLVSMQYFTEHSRLDALEDLFLGPEHLHRNIATKLGEINALKSDYPDAEMRENVDDFPAPALGRGPSGLKPIGLPNKKDLVKWGVTTVARQLVKKPAAESAERPQGFLAHRDNRWFRLAHYDSVVVSNADGTAASWYKRDPEKLRSMLAEAGRQHAKLYRHWEELSEQYRRALPEITSMEAWKKTFGLADEKGH
- a CDS encoding ABC transporter permease, which gives rise to MTQPVTELVQPGRGRGIIDVYKHKFLLQLLVRKEIKIRYRGSVLGLLWSYVKPLMQFLIYFVALGVFLDMQRGTPNYAIYLFAGIVLVNFFTESLGNATRSIVDNRDLIRKIYLPRELFPVSTIWVSAAHLLPQVVVLVGACLLSGWSPAIWQLLAVVGAFVLTAILATGLGLLFGAANVYFRDSENIVDMILMIVTWASPVLYVWPMVQRVMGPWFFLYQLNPVTVAVEIFHWAFWSPTLSAAQSGSISMPPDLLAVWFPAAFGVAALVLVIGQLVFMKLSVHFAQEL
- a CDS encoding ABC transporter ATP-binding protein — encoded protein: MSVPTGVPDSVAITCRNLRKKFVLRHTRSMKEAIVWLLTGRKGDLSKKFDALKDVSLDVEQGETVALLGLNGSGKSTLLKLISGVLQPDEGTVHTRGRVAGLIEVGAGFHHDLSGRDNVYLNGAILGMSQNQIDKMFDSIVEFSEIGEFIDTEVKFYSSGMYLKLAFSIAVHTDPEVFLIDEILAVGDEPFQRKCILKINELADAGKTLFVVSHDLDLVASVCKRGVLLEHGQIIMDGEVHAVVKELRRRSAATE
- a CDS encoding DUF6541 family protein, with product MWWSVLPQLIGAVLLLLAPGFLVAWGLRYRGFDALALSPALSIGVIVIASTVSPFLHVRFNLLPVAVVAVVLGGIAWFVSRSRPRAGTVPGSGLWRSAAPFVAGLLAFVVIGARVMQAIGAPEHFSQTYDAVFHLNSVKYALDTGNASSLTIGDMTGGGFYPAGWNAVATLVASTFGLDVPTAVNLTSIILGAVFWPLGCLLAARWTIGRSAEVALAVGVACASLGAFPLLMMDFGVLYPNLLSISLLPSSIALAAAILRVSPDWVPRDLPAVLALLLSLAGLVVAHPTTFMAWLTWTAPMVGFLSWKTIKLRKRNLLRIWHPRFTVPLISYCVAFVILWAFLRPPPDASFWGPYHTAPQALGEAIVFSPLDLPAAWLVAPLALLGLWAAARQLRYRWLAAVFLIFTGLFVVVSGFPISRIRSILTGVWYNDSYRIAALLPLVAVLLAAVGVEWICHNPYIRQWFKRVLLRSDSRTLPSGLRTALQHGAALVLVALAVLLGQVGGVNKEVALASSKYALTPNSPLVSSDELHLIQRLPADIPQNAILLGNPYTGASLSYALGDRRSAQLHILSYVSPDLQEIYDRLGNVTGDPDVCRAVRGEHSYYVMDFGLTEVHGGNHTPAGLLHLDQNPGVKLVDSQGPAKLYKITACGDN